Genomic segment of Mastomys coucha isolate ucsf_1 unplaced genomic scaffold, UCSF_Mcou_1 pScaffold23, whole genome shotgun sequence:
AATCTCCACACACTCCCCACCCTGACCTCGTCCCATGTGCAAGAACAGGGAGCAAGCACAGACACCAGCAGAGAAGTTACCTTCCAATGTTCTACGGCCATTTTTAATGACCCAACATtgttatcacacacacaaaaaacaacaaaccccacTCTGGGCACTCCCCGATCCAGAGGATGAGGGCCTGCTAGGCATGAGAATACACCTCTTGATGagtaaaaatgtaaaggaaattaTCTGCGGAAGGTCCTGAGAACTGTCTTGTCCATTGTAGAACAGCTTTCCTAGAAGCAGGACACAGCCACACTCCATCACCAGTAAGAACATTAAGCAATTAAGCAACAGGAAGGGCTGCACTCCCTTTCAACTTCACACTGGAACACTGACAGCCTAACTACAGTTTAAcacaaagatgtgtgtgtgtgtgtgtgtgtggttacagACAACATCTTCCAATTCCCTGCTCAGCCCATAACAGAGACCTCATTTTTTACTGTTTCTTAAAATCCAAGAGCTAATGAGTTAAATTGAtctgtattttcatttgtttcactAATACCTTaaacaaaaggaatttttttttaagttattagaTAAATTAACTTAAAAGCATCACTACTATGTTACTTTTGTGAAGAACAGTTTGGTAATGCAAGTtcaaagggttttttttcccctaaaatttTAGacaatagaaaatgtaaaaatctagTTTGTCATCATCCAGCATCCAAAAATTCATTAGGTGGCTCCCTCTCCTGGAAAAAAGTGAAAGGTGAGTTCAACTTTAAGTTGTAAAGCATGAGTTCCTTAAAAACACCTTAAAACTAtatgaagcaaaaataaagaagcaaatgtGAGTGACTTTTCTATTAGTACCAAGACAGCTGGCTTTATAGAAACTGTACCACCAAATGTACAGTTTGCATAGCTAACAAGTAATGTAGATGATGATTTACCATATAAAAACAGTATTCTTCACTACAAATGTGGATATACTTTTCAACTTACTGATTCTCAATCACACCACACATACTTTCAAACCCACTACCAAAGATCAAGTGTTTCTGTAAGGGAAGCAGCTACTCCAGGAGGATTTTAGGTTAAGCTCCACCTCCNNNNNNNNNNAAGAAAGGCACTGTTCCACTGGTAGTAAAACCTCCAAGTGTGTCTTTAACAAGTATGCAGCATAATGAAGCATCAGTGCTACCCCTGGGAGCTGTGCTGTCTAAACTAAAGATGCAATTTATGAATGCCACAATCTAGTAGACATTTTCTCACATACATTTATCCTGGGCTCTATGGAATCATCCACCCAGAGCAATTTAGGCATTAGGCTTCAAACAAAGTGAGAAAAATGTTAAGTCACACACATTTGACTATCTCAACTGCAAAACAAGAGTGCCAAGACACAAAAGCTCCCAGTAAGAGAGGGCTTTGCGGTGTGGAAATTACATACCAAAGTTTCTCAAGTTCAAATGcctatgtttttaaagaagcaaGCACAATGTTTAATCTTAATATTAGGTGTTCCTAATACATGGATACCGAGAGTCAACCCTATAAATATCGTTCAATAGGCACTcagtattttaaatgtaaaaactgTATATACCTTAAGTTGAGTGCTAAATTTTGGGACCCCAGAGATTTTGACTATCGACTACTGTCAACTACACTGCTAAGTGCTGTCCAGGGATCAACCTTGCTGATATAAATACAGCTTGgagggggtgtgggtggggggtgagggtCACACTTAAGGACTCAACCTTCAGAGACTAGCTAGTCTGGAaactaatgaataaaataatcctCCAAGGTAAGCTTAACTGAATTTTACACTGATCAGAGATATAAAGCAGTATTTACTAAGCCATCTGAACTTTAAAATTAACCCATCACATATATCTTAACAACAATTTGAAATTTTACTAAGGCTCACATTGGAACTTCATCTGATCAAATATTCGTCTTAAGAATGCTTGGCTGAATTAATCAAGACTGATTTCTCTTGACTAAGACGAAGAAaacttgaaagaagaaaaaaagccacaaatAAGAGTACATTCCTATTCATAGTTTAATCTACAACAGAAACCCTCTAGCCATTAGTGACTTTCTTAGCGGAGAAAGGGCGTGAACTATACAATCAATTACTTGTggttaatttaaaataactttccCTAGTACTTGACGTTTAAAACTGGTAACTTTTCTTGCAGTCAGGAGAGATCACACGCCTACTGGACAATCGCTGCCCAAGGGCACAGCACTTTAGCCGAAAGGGGAGGTGTAGAAACACAAATTACGCCAAAGataaacctgatttttttttcctcttatcttTTTTCATCTTGCCGCCACCAGTAAAACGATTCCATTCTATCCTCCTAAAAGGCACATTTATTTCCGAAATTAAGTCAAAAGAGAGCAAATAAGTTAGTTGGGCTAGAAGCCAgaacctttttttctttgatcCTAGCTCCAACCTAAAacactttatttccttccttaacCGGATTACCATATGACTAGGGCAGGTCACAGGATCAGGATGCAAAAGTCCATCTTGACCTTTAGCCTTTCCAGCCCAAATGCAACACTTTCCCCCCATTCCCTTGCTTCTAATTCCACGCAAAGCACGAAGTCACGAATTAGCTCCCTTCACTTACCACCACCCCACTCTGATCTCATCTTTCCCACCTGGTCCCAGAACTAGCTGATTGACTAACAAACAACAGGGAGAGATGATCTAAGagataaaacaaagacagactCGGGGAAGTTAGGCTAGCCAGGCGGGACAGCATGGGAAGTGTGCCCACCGTGCCCCAGCCCTCGGAAAGGGTCACAAGGGCTCACGATCGCACCGGCACTGGCTTCCAGACTGGGACAAGCGGGAGGGCGGAAGGAAACTCGCGAAAAGGCGTTTTGGGAGAGTTGGGGGACGCACTCCCTCTGGCGTCCAAGAGCCCCGCGCCCGCGCCTACCTGTAGCACCAGCGGCTCGGGGTTGAAGGCCAGGGTGAGTAGCAGCTGCATGCGCTCCGAGTCCTTGAGGTTGCGCAGCAGGAAACTGCCCGAGTCCTTGGTCTCGGCGTAGCGGCGCACCAGGCGGTCCAGCAGGCGCTGCGACGGGCAGTGCACCAGGTCCGACCAACCCTCCACCGCCTCCGGCGTGAGCAGCCGCACGTCGCCGTTGAGACGCGCGAACTCTGTGCGGGGCATGGCCTGGAGCAGGTCGCAGCGCGGCCGGCCGGTGGCCCGCTTGCAGATGCTCTGGTCGAGCTGCGCCAGCTCGCGCTGCGAACCCAGGCGCTTGAGCACCACGCGCCGGCGGCCGCCCTCGCGGGGCTCGCCGTACTGCGCGAAGTACACGTTCTTCACGTTGAGGAAGTCCAGCAGGCGCAGGCGGCCCCACGTCTCGAAGCCCACCTGGCCGTTGAGGAATCGGCGGCACCAGCTCGTGCCGAAGCACGCCGGGCACTTATTGAGCTGCAGGAAGCGCCGGTCGGCGAGCTCGTTGCGCTGCCAGGAGGCGAGCAGCGACGGCGAGTGCAGCAGCATCAGCACCAACAGGCTGCCGAGCGCCGCCAGCTTCAGTGCGCGGGACAGGCGGCCCAGCTTCAGGGGCACCAGGCGCCACATCCCGCCCGCGCGCGGCAGCGGCGGCCGGGGCCGGGGCGGGCGAGCGCACCCCGGGCCGCCCCACGGCGCCGAGGCCCGCGGTGCAAGACGGAGGGCGGCAGCGGAGGAACCCGAGGACGGGCTGCGCCGGCCAAGCGCGGCGACTTCCCGATCGGCTGTCTCCACAACTCCCGGCGCCCTCCTCCGAGCTCCCCGCCCTCCGACTCCGCGGGCGCCGCCTCCTTGCCCGCCAAGTTATAGAGGCgcggaggggaggggggagagggagggagggagcgcgGAATCCGCGGCCACGCGCACGCGCACTCCCGCCCGGGACGCTCGAGCCGCGCCTGCCGGTCCCGGGCGAGCAGCGCGCGCGGGGTGCGAGTGAGGAGTCCGGACGCCCTAACACTCGAGAAGCGACGGGGTGAGCCGGGGAGGAGAGGATGCGGCGGGGCCCCCACGCGCGGGCGCGCCCGAGAGCGAGGGGCGGGGCCGGGGGCGGGGCGAGCGCGCCCCCGGGAAGCGTCAGCGCGAGCTCGCGGGGAGGCGgcagagagggtgggtgggtggagggcgCGCCCGGGAGGGCGGAGCTCGGCAGCTCCGCCACCGGAGACCTCCAGGAACAGTTTACTCTGGTGTGACTGTCCCCGCTACACAGGCGCGCCGGAGGCCTTGGTGGAAAGGTCGTCCGGAGGCAGAGGACGGAGGGAAGGAAGCGCATTGTCCGGGCAGAGCGGTCCTTCCCGGGAGCGGGAGGAGGCGGGACCGAAGCCTGGGGGCGGTGCTGGGGCGGGGCCG
This window contains:
- the Dipk2a gene encoding divergent protein kinase domain 2A; the protein is MWRLVPLKLGRLSRALKLAALGSLLVLMLLHSPSLLASWQRNELADRRFLQLNKCPACFGTSWCRRFLNGQVGFETWGRLRLLDFLNVKNVYFAQYGEPREGGRRRVVLKRLGSQRELAQLDQSICKRATGRPRCDLLQAMPRTEFARLNGDVRLLTPEAVEGWSDLVHCPSQRLLDRLVRRYAETKDSGSFLLRNLKDSERMQLLLTLAFNPEPLVLQSFPSDEGWPFAKYLGACGRMVAVNYVGEELWSYFNAPWEKRVDLAWQLMEIAEQLTNNDFEFALYLLDVSFDNFAVGPRDGKVIIVDAENVLVADKRLIRQNKPENWDVWYESKFDDCDKEACLSFSKEILCARVTVDHNYYAVCQNLLSRHATWRGTSGGLLHDPPSEIAKDGRLEALLDECTNPKKRYGRFQAAKELRGYLAQLSHNVR